Proteins encoded in a region of the Zea mays cultivar B73 chromosome 2, Zm-B73-REFERENCE-NAM-5.0, whole genome shotgun sequence genome:
- the LOC103646503 gene encoding pentatricopeptide repeat-containing protein At4g13650 isoform X1, whose translation MTCREVAASLHRSLAKFIVPDNPEKILSLVAAKASHHRALGSADLTCALQACRGRGNRWPLVLEIHATSVVRGLGADRLIGNLLIDLYAKNGLVWQARQVFKELSSRDHVSWVAMLSGYAQRGLGKEAFRLYSQMHWTAVIPTPYVLSSVLSACTKGKLFAQGRMIHAQVYKQAFCSETFVGNALIALYLGFGSFKLAERVFCDMLFCDRVTFNTLISGHAQCGHGECALQIFDEMQLSGLRPDCVTVASLLAACASVGDLQKGKQLHSYLLKAGMSFDYITEGSLLDLYVKCGDIETAHDIFNLGDRTNVVLWNLMLVAYGQISDLAKSFEIFGQMQATGIHPNKFTYPCILRTCTCTGQIELGEQIHSLSIKNGFESDMYVSGVLIDMYSKYRCLDKARKILEMLEKRDVVSWTSMIAGYVQHDFCEEALATFKEMQDCGVWPDNIGLASAASACAGIKAMRQGLQIHARVYVSGYAADISIWNTLVNLYARCGRSEEAFSLFREIDHKDEITWNGLISGFGQSRLYEQALMVFMKMSQAGAKYNVFTFISAISALANLADIKQGKQVHGRAVKTGHTSETEVANALISLYGKCGSIEDAKMIFSEMSLRNEVSWNTIITSCSQHGRGLEALDLFDQMKQEGLKPNDVTFIGVLAACSHVGLVEEGLSYFKSMSNVYGLNPIPDHYACVVDILGRAGQLDRARRFVDEMPITANAMIWRTLLSACKVHKNIEIGELAAKHLLELEPHDSASYVLLSNAYAVTGKWANRDQVRKMMKDRGIRKEPGRSWIEVKNAVHAFFVGDRLHPLSDQIYKFLSELNDRLSKIGYKQENPNLFHEKEQEQKDPTAFVHSEKLAVAFGLMTLPPCIPLRVIKNLRVCDDCHSWMKFTSEVTRREIVLRDVYRFHHFNSGSCSCGDYW comes from the coding sequence ATGACATGCCGGGAAGTGGCAGCCTCGCTGCACCGATCGCTTGCCAAGTTTATCGTGCCtgacaacccagagaaaatcctgTCGCTTGTCGCTGCCAAGGCAAGCCATCATAGAGCTCTTGGCTCTGCGGACCTCACATGTGCCCTGCAGGCATGCAGGGGGCGAGGCAACCGATGGCCGCTTGTGCTGGAGATCCACGCGACATCAGTCGTGCGTGGGCTTGGGGCTGACCGCCTTATAGGCAACTTGCTGATCGATCTGTATGCAAAGAATGGGCTCGTGTGGCAGGCACGGCAGGTATTCAAGGAGCTTTCTTCCAGGGACCATGTCTCATGGGTTGCCATGCTGTCAGGGTATGCACAGCGTGGTCTTGGAAAGGAAGCTTTCAGGCTTTACAGCCAGATGCATTGGACTGCTGTTATTCCTACGCCATATGTTCTGTCTAGTGTGCTGAGTGCTTGCACTAAAGGAAAACTTTTTGCTCAAGGTCGGATGATCCATGCCCAAGTTTACAAGCAAGCATTCTGTTCGGAGACCTTTGTGGGCAATGCACTTATTGCACTTTACTTAGGATTTGGATCCTTTAAGCTAGCAGAAAGGGTATTTTGTGACATGCTGTTCTGTGATCGAGTGACATTCAATACATTGATCTCAGGACATGCTCAATGTGGACATGGTGAGTGTGCTTTGCAGATTTTTGATGAGATGCAGTTGTCAGGGCTCAGGCCTGATTGTGTGACAGTTGCCAGTCTGCTTGCAGCCTGTGCTTCTGTGGGAGATCTTCAAAAGGGGAAGCAACTCCATTCATATTTACTAAAAGCAGGTATGTCTTTTGATTACATAACTGAAGGCTCACTACTCGATCTGTATGTGAAATGTGGTGACATTGAAACAGCACATGATATCTTCAATCTGGGTGATAGGACAAACGTGGTACTGTGGAATTTAATGCTTGTGGCATATGGGCAGATTAGTGATCTAGCAAAATCTTTTGAAATCTTTGGTCAGATGCAAGCTACAGGTATACACCCCAACAAATTCACCTACCCGTGCATTTTGAGGACTTGCACTTGCACTGGGCAAATTGAACTTGGAGAGCAGATTCATTCATTAAGCATAAAAAATGGATTCGAATCTGATATGTATGTTAGTGGTGTCTTGATAGATATGTATTCTAAATACAGATGTCTTGATAAAGCTCGAAAAATTCTGGAAATGCTTGAAAAAAGAGATGTGGTTTCTTGGACCTCAATGATTGCTGGATATGTGCAGCATGACTTTTGTGAAGAGGCTCTTGCAACATTCAAAGAAATGCAGGACTGTGGAGTTTGGCCAGATAACATAGGACTGGCTAGTGCTGCAAGTGCTTGTGCTGGGATCAAAGCAATGCGCCAGGGCCTGCAGATTCATGCTCGGGTTTATGTCTCTGGTTATGCAGCTGATATTTCAATTTGGAACACGTTGGTAAACCTGTATGCAAGATGTGGAAGAAGTGAAGAAGCTTTCTCTTTGTTTCGGGAAATTGATCACAAGGATGAGATCACATGGAATGGATTGATATCAGGTTTTGGACAAAGTCGTCTTTATGAACAAGCTCTCATGGTATTCATGAAGATGAGTCAAGCAGGTGCCAAGTACAATGTGTTCACATTTATTTCCGCTATTAGCGCTTTAGCTAACCTTGCAgatataaaacaaggaaaacaagTACATGGTAGAGCTGTTAAGACAGGGCACACCTCTGAAACTGAAGTTGCCAATGCTTTGATTTCACTATATGGAAAGTGTGGCAGTATTGAAGATGCCAAGATGATCTTTTCTGAAATGTCACTGAGGAATGAGGTTTCATGGAATACTATCATAACAAGTTGTTCACAGCATGGACGTGGACTAGAAGCtttggatttatttgatcagatgaagcAAGAAGGTCTGAAACCAAATGATGTCACCTTCATAGGTGTTTTAGCTGCTTGCAGTCATGTGGGTTTGGTTGAGGAAGGCCTTAGTTACTTCAAATCCATGTCTAATGTGTATGGACTTAATCCAATACCTGACCATTATGCCTGTGTTGTGGATATTCTTGGACGAGCAGGCCAACTTGACCGTGCAAGGAGATTTGTTGATGAAATGCCTATCACTGCTAATGCAATGATTTGGCGAACACTTCTCAGTGCGTGTAAAGTACACAAGAACATCGAAATTGGGGAGCTTGCAGCCAAACATCTCCTGGAGTTAGAGCCCCATGATTCAGCATCATATGTCCTCCTATCAAATGCATATGCTGTTACTGGGAAGTGGGCCAACAGGGATCAGGTCAGAAAGATGATGAAAGACAGAGGAATTAGAAAAGAACCAGGTCGAAGCTGGATTGAAGTAAAGAATGCAGTCCATGCATTCTTTGTTGGTGATCGGTTGCACCCCTTGTCCGATCAGATATACAAGTTTTTGTCTGAGCTAAATGATAGGTTATCCAAAATAGGATACAAGCAAGAGAACCCTAATTTGTTTCATGAAAAAGAGCAAGAGCAGAAAGACCCTACTGCTTTTGTCCATAGTGAGAAGTTAGCTGTTGCTTTTGGGTTAATGACTTTGCCTCCTTGTATTCCTCTTCGAGTGATTAAGAACCTTCGTGTATGTGATGACTGCCACAGTTGGATGAAATTTACCTCTGAAGTCACAAGAAGAGAAATTGTATTACGAGATGTGTACAGATTTCACCATTTTAACAGTGGCAGCTGTTCATGTGGAGATTACTGGTGA